Proteins from a genomic interval of Harpia harpyja isolate bHarHar1 chromosome 9, bHarHar1 primary haplotype, whole genome shotgun sequence:
- the SNX27 gene encoding sorting nexin-27 isoform X3 — translation MVRTRGWKVQAALFLHSSEALGNGHSQQCRIRATLGFLVEKFLGVSEDKLGLRHGCWCFSSSTKLLGWFVPGSSQAAAQEAEVKGTCCLRWSMGSPAALQERSQADWNGVNVEGATHKQVVDLIRAGEKELILTVLSVPPHEADNLDPSDDSLGQSFYDYTEKQAVPISIPTYKHVEQNGEKFVVYNVYMAGRQLCSKRYREFAILHQNLKREFANFTFPRLPGKWPFSLSEQQLDARRRGLEEYLEKVCSIRVIGESDIMQEFLSESDENYNGVSDVELRVALPDITTVTVRVKKNSTTDQVYQAVAAKVGMDSITANYFALFEVINHSFVRKLAPNEFPHKLYVQNYTSAVPGTCLTIRKWLFTTEEEVLLNDNDLAVTYFFHQAVDDVKKGYIKAEEKSYQLQKLCEQRKMVMYLNMLRTCEGYNEIIFPHCSCDSRRKGHVITAISIKHFKLHACTEEGQLENQVIAFEWDEMQRWDTDEEGMAFCFEYARGEKKPRWVKIFTPYFNYMHECFERVFCELKWRKENIFQMVRSQQRDAAT, via the exons ATGGTCAGGACTCGTGGCTGGAAAGTGCAGGCTGCCCTTTTCTTGCACTCCTCCGAAGCATTAGGTAATGGCCATAGCCAGCAGTGCAGAATAAGGGCGACGTTGGGTTTTCTGGTGGAGAAATTCCTAGGTGTGAGTGAAGACAAATTGGGGTTGCGGCATGGTTGCTGGTGTTTCAGCAGCAGCACGAAACTCCTTGGCTGGTTTGTTCCAGGCTCGTCCCAAGCAGCTGCTCAGGAAGCAGAGGTGAAGGGCACCTGTTGTCTCCGATGGTCCATGGGCTCTCCAGCAGCCTTGCAGGAGCGCAGCCAGGCTGACTG GAATGGGGTGAATGTTGAAGGAGCAACACACAAGCAAGTGGTGGACCTGATTCGTGCAGGAGAGAAGGAGTTAATTCTGACAGTGTTGTCCGTGCCTCCCCATGAGGCAGATAACCTTGATCCGAGTGATGACTCTTTGGGGCAGTCATTCTACGACtacacagaaaaacaagctgtgcccatctccatccccacGTACAAGCACGTGGAGCAGAATGGCGAGAAGTTTGTG GTCTACAATGTTTACATGGCGGGCCGCCAGCTCTGCTCAAAGCGGTACCGGGAGTTTGCCATCCTGCACCAGAACCTGAAACGGGAATTTGCCAACTTCACTTTTCCACGTCTCCCAGGGAAGTGGCCGTTCTCTTtgtcagagcagcagctggatgccCGGCGGCGAGGGCTGGAGGAATACCTGGAGAAAG TGTGTTCGATACGTGTCATTGGGGAGAGTGACATCATGCAGGAGTTCCTGTCGGAGTCAGATGAG AATTACAATGGCGTCTCAGACGTGGAGCTCCGAGTAGCATTACCAGATATAACAACAGTGACAGTAAGAGTCAAAAAGAACAGCACTACAGACCAGGTGTACCAG GCCGTGGCTGCGAAAGTTGGAATGGACAGTATTACCGCAAACTACTTCGCCTTGTTTGAAGTGATCAATCACTCCTTTG TGCGCAAACTGGCGCCCAATGAATTCCCCCACAAACTCTACGTGCAGAACTACACCTCAGCAGTGCCGGGAACATGCCTGACCATCCGAAAATGGCTCTTCACTACAGAGGAGGAGGTTCTTCTCAATGACAATGACCTGGCAGTCACCTACTTCTTCCATCAG GCTGTTGATGATGTCAAGAAAGGCTACATCAAAGCAGAGGAGAAGTCCTACCAGTTACAGAAGCTGTGTGAGCAGAGAAAGATGGTCATG TATTTAAACATGTTACGGACGTGTGAGGGTTACAATGAGATCATCTTCCCCCATTGCTCCTGTGACTCTCGGCGGAAGGGACATGTGATTACAGCCATCAGCATTAAGCACTTTAAACTCCATGCCTGCACAGAGGAGGGCCAGCTGGAG AACCAGGTAATAGCATTTGAATGGGACGAAATGCAGCGGTGGGACACGGATGAAGAGGGAAtggcattttgttttgaataCGCACGAGGAGAGAAGAAACCCCGATGGGTTAAAATCTTCACCCCCTAT ttcAACTACATGCATGAGTGCTTCGAACGAGTTTTCTGCGAGCTCAAGTGGAGGAAGGAG aataTCTTTCAGATGGTCAGGTCACAGCAGAGGGATGCAGCCACTTAG
- the SNX27 gene encoding sorting nexin-27 isoform X1, with product MVRTRGWKVQAALFLHSSEALGNGHSQQCRIRATLGFLVEKFLGVSEDKLGLRHGCWCFSSSTKLLGWFVPGSSQAAAQEAEVKGTCCLRWSMGSPAALQERSQADWNGVNVEGATHKQVVDLIRAGEKELILTVLSVPPHEADNLDPSDDSLGQSFYDYTEKQAVPISIPTYKHVEQNGEKFVVYNVYMAGRQLCSKRYREFAILHQNLKREFANFTFPRLPGKWPFSLSEQQLDARRRGLEEYLEKVCSIRVIGESDIMQEFLSESDENYNGVSDVELRVALPDITTVTVRVKKNSTTDQVYQAVAAKVGMDSITANYFALFEVINHSFVRKLAPNEFPHKLYVQNYTSAVPGTCLTIRKWLFTTEEEVLLNDNDLAVTYFFHQAVDDVKKGYIKAEEKSYQLQKLCEQRKMVMYLNMLRTCEGYNEIIFPHCSCDSRRKGHVITAISIKHFKLHACTEEGQLENQVIAFEWDEMQRWDTDEEGMAFCFEYARGEKKPRWVKIFTPYFNYMHECFERVFCELKWRKEVEEEATDKDNKNCSKDNMCSKNIFQMVRSQQRDAAT from the exons ATGGTCAGGACTCGTGGCTGGAAAGTGCAGGCTGCCCTTTTCTTGCACTCCTCCGAAGCATTAGGTAATGGCCATAGCCAGCAGTGCAGAATAAGGGCGACGTTGGGTTTTCTGGTGGAGAAATTCCTAGGTGTGAGTGAAGACAAATTGGGGTTGCGGCATGGTTGCTGGTGTTTCAGCAGCAGCACGAAACTCCTTGGCTGGTTTGTTCCAGGCTCGTCCCAAGCAGCTGCTCAGGAAGCAGAGGTGAAGGGCACCTGTTGTCTCCGATGGTCCATGGGCTCTCCAGCAGCCTTGCAGGAGCGCAGCCAGGCTGACTG GAATGGGGTGAATGTTGAAGGAGCAACACACAAGCAAGTGGTGGACCTGATTCGTGCAGGAGAGAAGGAGTTAATTCTGACAGTGTTGTCCGTGCCTCCCCATGAGGCAGATAACCTTGATCCGAGTGATGACTCTTTGGGGCAGTCATTCTACGACtacacagaaaaacaagctgtgcccatctccatccccacGTACAAGCACGTGGAGCAGAATGGCGAGAAGTTTGTG GTCTACAATGTTTACATGGCGGGCCGCCAGCTCTGCTCAAAGCGGTACCGGGAGTTTGCCATCCTGCACCAGAACCTGAAACGGGAATTTGCCAACTTCACTTTTCCACGTCTCCCAGGGAAGTGGCCGTTCTCTTtgtcagagcagcagctggatgccCGGCGGCGAGGGCTGGAGGAATACCTGGAGAAAG TGTGTTCGATACGTGTCATTGGGGAGAGTGACATCATGCAGGAGTTCCTGTCGGAGTCAGATGAG AATTACAATGGCGTCTCAGACGTGGAGCTCCGAGTAGCATTACCAGATATAACAACAGTGACAGTAAGAGTCAAAAAGAACAGCACTACAGACCAGGTGTACCAG GCCGTGGCTGCGAAAGTTGGAATGGACAGTATTACCGCAAACTACTTCGCCTTGTTTGAAGTGATCAATCACTCCTTTG TGCGCAAACTGGCGCCCAATGAATTCCCCCACAAACTCTACGTGCAGAACTACACCTCAGCAGTGCCGGGAACATGCCTGACCATCCGAAAATGGCTCTTCACTACAGAGGAGGAGGTTCTTCTCAATGACAATGACCTGGCAGTCACCTACTTCTTCCATCAG GCTGTTGATGATGTCAAGAAAGGCTACATCAAAGCAGAGGAGAAGTCCTACCAGTTACAGAAGCTGTGTGAGCAGAGAAAGATGGTCATG TATTTAAACATGTTACGGACGTGTGAGGGTTACAATGAGATCATCTTCCCCCATTGCTCCTGTGACTCTCGGCGGAAGGGACATGTGATTACAGCCATCAGCATTAAGCACTTTAAACTCCATGCCTGCACAGAGGAGGGCCAGCTGGAG AACCAGGTAATAGCATTTGAATGGGACGAAATGCAGCGGTGGGACACGGATGAAGAGGGAAtggcattttgttttgaataCGCACGAGGAGAGAAGAAACCCCGATGGGTTAAAATCTTCACCCCCTAT ttcAACTACATGCATGAGTGCTTCGAACGAGTTTTCTGCGAGCTCAAGTGGAGGAAGGAG gtggaggaggaagcaACAGACAAGGATAACAAGAACTGCAGTAAAGACAATATGTGCAGCAAG aataTCTTTCAGATGGTCAGGTCACAGCAGAGGGATGCAGCCACTTAG
- the SNX27 gene encoding sorting nexin-27 isoform X7 has product MRNGVNVEGATHKQVVDLIRAGEKELILTVLSVPPHEADNLDPSDDSLGQSFYDYTEKQAVPISIPTYKHVEQNGEKFVVYNVYMAGRQLCSKRYREFAILHQNLKREFANFTFPRLPGKWPFSLSEQQLDARRRGLEEYLEKVCSIRVIGESDIMQEFLSESDENYNGVSDVELRVALPDITTVTVRVKKNSTTDQVYQAVAAKVGMDSITANYFALFEVINHSFVRKLAPNEFPHKLYVQNYTSAVPGTCLTIRKWLFTTEEEVLLNDNDLAVTYFFHQAVDDVKKGYIKAEEKSYQLQKLCEQRKMVMYLNMLRTCEGYNEIIFPHCSCDSRRKGHVITAISIKHFKLHACTEEGQLENQVIAFEWDEMQRWDTDEEGMAFCFEYARGEKKPRWVKIFTPYFNYMHECFERVFCELKWRKEVEEEATDKDNKNCSKDNMCSKNIFQMVRSQQRDAAT; this is encoded by the exons ATGCG GAATGGGGTGAATGTTGAAGGAGCAACACACAAGCAAGTGGTGGACCTGATTCGTGCAGGAGAGAAGGAGTTAATTCTGACAGTGTTGTCCGTGCCTCCCCATGAGGCAGATAACCTTGATCCGAGTGATGACTCTTTGGGGCAGTCATTCTACGACtacacagaaaaacaagctgtgcccatctccatccccacGTACAAGCACGTGGAGCAGAATGGCGAGAAGTTTGTG GTCTACAATGTTTACATGGCGGGCCGCCAGCTCTGCTCAAAGCGGTACCGGGAGTTTGCCATCCTGCACCAGAACCTGAAACGGGAATTTGCCAACTTCACTTTTCCACGTCTCCCAGGGAAGTGGCCGTTCTCTTtgtcagagcagcagctggatgccCGGCGGCGAGGGCTGGAGGAATACCTGGAGAAAG TGTGTTCGATACGTGTCATTGGGGAGAGTGACATCATGCAGGAGTTCCTGTCGGAGTCAGATGAG AATTACAATGGCGTCTCAGACGTGGAGCTCCGAGTAGCATTACCAGATATAACAACAGTGACAGTAAGAGTCAAAAAGAACAGCACTACAGACCAGGTGTACCAG GCCGTGGCTGCGAAAGTTGGAATGGACAGTATTACCGCAAACTACTTCGCCTTGTTTGAAGTGATCAATCACTCCTTTG TGCGCAAACTGGCGCCCAATGAATTCCCCCACAAACTCTACGTGCAGAACTACACCTCAGCAGTGCCGGGAACATGCCTGACCATCCGAAAATGGCTCTTCACTACAGAGGAGGAGGTTCTTCTCAATGACAATGACCTGGCAGTCACCTACTTCTTCCATCAG GCTGTTGATGATGTCAAGAAAGGCTACATCAAAGCAGAGGAGAAGTCCTACCAGTTACAGAAGCTGTGTGAGCAGAGAAAGATGGTCATG TATTTAAACATGTTACGGACGTGTGAGGGTTACAATGAGATCATCTTCCCCCATTGCTCCTGTGACTCTCGGCGGAAGGGACATGTGATTACAGCCATCAGCATTAAGCACTTTAAACTCCATGCCTGCACAGAGGAGGGCCAGCTGGAG AACCAGGTAATAGCATTTGAATGGGACGAAATGCAGCGGTGGGACACGGATGAAGAGGGAAtggcattttgttttgaataCGCACGAGGAGAGAAGAAACCCCGATGGGTTAAAATCTTCACCCCCTAT ttcAACTACATGCATGAGTGCTTCGAACGAGTTTTCTGCGAGCTCAAGTGGAGGAAGGAG gtggaggaggaagcaACAGACAAGGATAACAAGAACTGCAGTAAAGACAATATGTGCAGCAAG aataTCTTTCAGATGGTCAGGTCACAGCAGAGGGATGCAGCCACTTAG
- the SNX27 gene encoding sorting nexin-27 isoform X6: MSPLAPCACGTNCSFLLRRRAKGNGVNVEGATHKQVVDLIRAGEKELILTVLSVPPHEADNLDPSDDSLGQSFYDYTEKQAVPISIPTYKHVEQNGEKFVVYNVYMAGRQLCSKRYREFAILHQNLKREFANFTFPRLPGKWPFSLSEQQLDARRRGLEEYLEKVCSIRVIGESDIMQEFLSESDENYNGVSDVELRVALPDITTVTVRVKKNSTTDQVYQAVAAKVGMDSITANYFALFEVINHSFVRKLAPNEFPHKLYVQNYTSAVPGTCLTIRKWLFTTEEEVLLNDNDLAVTYFFHQAVDDVKKGYIKAEEKSYQLQKLCEQRKMVMYLNMLRTCEGYNEIIFPHCSCDSRRKGHVITAISIKHFKLHACTEEGQLENQVIAFEWDEMQRWDTDEEGMAFCFEYARGEKKPRWVKIFTPYFNYMHECFERVFCELKWRKEVEEEATDKDNKNCSKDNMCSKNIFQMVRSQQRDAAT, from the exons GAATGGGGTGAATGTTGAAGGAGCAACACACAAGCAAGTGGTGGACCTGATTCGTGCAGGAGAGAAGGAGTTAATTCTGACAGTGTTGTCCGTGCCTCCCCATGAGGCAGATAACCTTGATCCGAGTGATGACTCTTTGGGGCAGTCATTCTACGACtacacagaaaaacaagctgtgcccatctccatccccacGTACAAGCACGTGGAGCAGAATGGCGAGAAGTTTGTG GTCTACAATGTTTACATGGCGGGCCGCCAGCTCTGCTCAAAGCGGTACCGGGAGTTTGCCATCCTGCACCAGAACCTGAAACGGGAATTTGCCAACTTCACTTTTCCACGTCTCCCAGGGAAGTGGCCGTTCTCTTtgtcagagcagcagctggatgccCGGCGGCGAGGGCTGGAGGAATACCTGGAGAAAG TGTGTTCGATACGTGTCATTGGGGAGAGTGACATCATGCAGGAGTTCCTGTCGGAGTCAGATGAG AATTACAATGGCGTCTCAGACGTGGAGCTCCGAGTAGCATTACCAGATATAACAACAGTGACAGTAAGAGTCAAAAAGAACAGCACTACAGACCAGGTGTACCAG GCCGTGGCTGCGAAAGTTGGAATGGACAGTATTACCGCAAACTACTTCGCCTTGTTTGAAGTGATCAATCACTCCTTTG TGCGCAAACTGGCGCCCAATGAATTCCCCCACAAACTCTACGTGCAGAACTACACCTCAGCAGTGCCGGGAACATGCCTGACCATCCGAAAATGGCTCTTCACTACAGAGGAGGAGGTTCTTCTCAATGACAATGACCTGGCAGTCACCTACTTCTTCCATCAG GCTGTTGATGATGTCAAGAAAGGCTACATCAAAGCAGAGGAGAAGTCCTACCAGTTACAGAAGCTGTGTGAGCAGAGAAAGATGGTCATG TATTTAAACATGTTACGGACGTGTGAGGGTTACAATGAGATCATCTTCCCCCATTGCTCCTGTGACTCTCGGCGGAAGGGACATGTGATTACAGCCATCAGCATTAAGCACTTTAAACTCCATGCCTGCACAGAGGAGGGCCAGCTGGAG AACCAGGTAATAGCATTTGAATGGGACGAAATGCAGCGGTGGGACACGGATGAAGAGGGAAtggcattttgttttgaataCGCACGAGGAGAGAAGAAACCCCGATGGGTTAAAATCTTCACCCCCTAT ttcAACTACATGCATGAGTGCTTCGAACGAGTTTTCTGCGAGCTCAAGTGGAGGAAGGAG gtggaggaggaagcaACAGACAAGGATAACAAGAACTGCAGTAAAGACAATATGTGCAGCAAG aataTCTTTCAGATGGTCAGGTCACAGCAGAGGGATGCAGCCACTTAG
- the SNX27 gene encoding sorting nexin-27 isoform X5, with product MSRVLLYFPSHTEESCLPSAVPPSWREGFIGSGCHLPLLYLDVLSVRNGVNVEGATHKQVVDLIRAGEKELILTVLSVPPHEADNLDPSDDSLGQSFYDYTEKQAVPISIPTYKHVEQNGEKFVVYNVYMAGRQLCSKRYREFAILHQNLKREFANFTFPRLPGKWPFSLSEQQLDARRRGLEEYLEKVCSIRVIGESDIMQEFLSESDENYNGVSDVELRVALPDITTVTVRVKKNSTTDQVYQAVAAKVGMDSITANYFALFEVINHSFVRKLAPNEFPHKLYVQNYTSAVPGTCLTIRKWLFTTEEEVLLNDNDLAVTYFFHQAVDDVKKGYIKAEEKSYQLQKLCEQRKMVMYLNMLRTCEGYNEIIFPHCSCDSRRKGHVITAISIKHFKLHACTEEGQLENQVIAFEWDEMQRWDTDEEGMAFCFEYARGEKKPRWVKIFTPYFNYMHECFERVFCELKWRKEVEEEATDKDNKNCSKDNMCSKNIFQMVRSQQRDAAT from the exons GAATGGGGTGAATGTTGAAGGAGCAACACACAAGCAAGTGGTGGACCTGATTCGTGCAGGAGAGAAGGAGTTAATTCTGACAGTGTTGTCCGTGCCTCCCCATGAGGCAGATAACCTTGATCCGAGTGATGACTCTTTGGGGCAGTCATTCTACGACtacacagaaaaacaagctgtgcccatctccatccccacGTACAAGCACGTGGAGCAGAATGGCGAGAAGTTTGTG GTCTACAATGTTTACATGGCGGGCCGCCAGCTCTGCTCAAAGCGGTACCGGGAGTTTGCCATCCTGCACCAGAACCTGAAACGGGAATTTGCCAACTTCACTTTTCCACGTCTCCCAGGGAAGTGGCCGTTCTCTTtgtcagagcagcagctggatgccCGGCGGCGAGGGCTGGAGGAATACCTGGAGAAAG TGTGTTCGATACGTGTCATTGGGGAGAGTGACATCATGCAGGAGTTCCTGTCGGAGTCAGATGAG AATTACAATGGCGTCTCAGACGTGGAGCTCCGAGTAGCATTACCAGATATAACAACAGTGACAGTAAGAGTCAAAAAGAACAGCACTACAGACCAGGTGTACCAG GCCGTGGCTGCGAAAGTTGGAATGGACAGTATTACCGCAAACTACTTCGCCTTGTTTGAAGTGATCAATCACTCCTTTG TGCGCAAACTGGCGCCCAATGAATTCCCCCACAAACTCTACGTGCAGAACTACACCTCAGCAGTGCCGGGAACATGCCTGACCATCCGAAAATGGCTCTTCACTACAGAGGAGGAGGTTCTTCTCAATGACAATGACCTGGCAGTCACCTACTTCTTCCATCAG GCTGTTGATGATGTCAAGAAAGGCTACATCAAAGCAGAGGAGAAGTCCTACCAGTTACAGAAGCTGTGTGAGCAGAGAAAGATGGTCATG TATTTAAACATGTTACGGACGTGTGAGGGTTACAATGAGATCATCTTCCCCCATTGCTCCTGTGACTCTCGGCGGAAGGGACATGTGATTACAGCCATCAGCATTAAGCACTTTAAACTCCATGCCTGCACAGAGGAGGGCCAGCTGGAG AACCAGGTAATAGCATTTGAATGGGACGAAATGCAGCGGTGGGACACGGATGAAGAGGGAAtggcattttgttttgaataCGCACGAGGAGAGAAGAAACCCCGATGGGTTAAAATCTTCACCCCCTAT ttcAACTACATGCATGAGTGCTTCGAACGAGTTTTCTGCGAGCTCAAGTGGAGGAAGGAG gtggaggaggaagcaACAGACAAGGATAACAAGAACTGCAGTAAAGACAATATGTGCAGCAAG aataTCTTTCAGATGGTCAGGTCACAGCAGAGGGATGCAGCCACTTAG